The Candidatus Mycolicibacterium alkanivorans genome contains a region encoding:
- the leuC gene encoding 3-isopropylmalate dehydratase large subunit, which translates to MAQSDKPRTLPEKVWDDHVVVAGAGSGGSREPDLIYVDLHLIHEVTSPQAFDGLRLAGRPVRRPDLTIATEDHNVPTVDVDKPIADPISRTQVETLRNNCAEFGVRLHPMGDAEQGIVHVMGPQLGLTQPGMTIVCGDSHTSTHGAFGALAMGIGTSEVEHVLATQTLPLRPFKTMAVNVDGQLPPGVTAKDIILAVIAKIGTGGGQGYVIEYRGSTIESLSVEGRMTICNMSIEAGARAGLVAPDETTYEYLRGRPYAPTGADWDAAVAAWEQLKTDQGAEFDTEVFIDATTLSPFVTWGTNPGQGVPLSEAVPDPELMTSDSERQSAEKALAYMDLRPGTPLRDVAVDAVFVGSCTNGRIEDLRVVADVLRGRTVSDGVRMLIVPGSMRVRAQAESEGLGEIFTAAGAEWRQAGCSMCLGMNPDQLAPGERCASTSNRNFEGRQGKGGRTHLVSPAVAAATAVRGALSSPADLDN; encoded by the coding sequence ATGGCTCAATCCGACAAGCCCAGAACGCTGCCCGAGAAGGTGTGGGACGACCACGTGGTCGTCGCCGGCGCCGGCAGTGGCGGCTCGCGCGAACCCGACTTGATCTACGTCGATCTGCACCTCATTCACGAGGTGACCAGTCCGCAGGCCTTCGACGGCCTGCGCCTTGCCGGCCGGCCGGTGCGGCGGCCCGATCTCACGATCGCGACCGAGGACCACAATGTGCCCACGGTCGATGTCGACAAGCCGATCGCCGATCCGATCTCGCGCACCCAGGTCGAGACTCTGCGGAACAACTGCGCCGAGTTCGGCGTCCGGCTGCACCCGATGGGTGACGCGGAGCAAGGCATCGTGCACGTGATGGGTCCGCAACTCGGCTTGACCCAGCCGGGCATGACGATCGTCTGCGGCGACAGCCACACCTCGACCCACGGGGCCTTCGGCGCGCTGGCGATGGGAATCGGCACCTCGGAGGTCGAGCATGTCCTGGCGACACAGACACTTCCGCTGCGCCCGTTCAAGACCATGGCGGTCAATGTGGACGGTCAACTGCCGCCCGGAGTGACGGCCAAGGACATCATCCTGGCGGTGATCGCCAAGATCGGCACTGGCGGCGGACAGGGATACGTCATCGAATATCGCGGCAGCACCATCGAATCACTGTCGGTGGAGGGCCGGATGACGATCTGCAACATGAGCATCGAAGCGGGCGCCCGCGCCGGGTTGGTGGCACCGGACGAGACGACCTACGAATATCTGCGCGGTCGGCCCTACGCGCCGACGGGCGCCGACTGGGATGCGGCGGTGGCCGCCTGGGAACAATTGAAAACCGACCAAGGGGCGGAATTCGACACCGAGGTCTTCATCGACGCAACAACTCTCAGCCCGTTCGTCACCTGGGGCACCAATCCCGGACAGGGTGTCCCGCTGTCCGAAGCGGTGCCTGACCCCGAGTTGATGACCAGTGACTCCGAGCGCCAGTCCGCCGAGAAGGCGCTGGCCTACATGGATCTGCGCCCGGGCACGCCGCTGCGCGACGTCGCGGTCGACGCGGTGTTCGTCGGTTCGTGCACCAACGGCCGCATCGAAGATCTGCGCGTGGTCGCCGACGTGTTGCGTGGTCGTACGGTCTCAGACGGGGTGCGAATGCTCATCGTGCCCGGCTCCATGCGGGTGCGAGCCCAGGCCGAATCCGAAGGGCTGGGCGAGATCTTCACCGCCGCGGGCGCCGAATGGCGGCAGGCCGGCTGCTCGATGTGCTTGGGAATGAACCCCGATCAACTCGCCCCGGGCGAGCGTTGCGCGTCTACATCGAACCGGAATTTCGAAGGCCGACAGGGCAAGGGCGGCCGGACCCACCTGGTGTCCCCGGCCGTTGCGGCCGCCACCGCGGTGCGCGGCGCACTATCCTCACCCGCCGATCTCGACAACTAG
- a CDS encoding NAD(P)H-dependent glycerol-3-phosphate dehydrogenase, translated as MTSTVGTAAVMGAGAWGTALAKVLADAGSEVRLWARRPDVAEEINTKHTNTNYLPGVELPAAIRATTDAAEVLDGLTTVLLGVPSQTLRTNLEAWRGDLAHGATLVSLAKGIELDSLMRMSQVIIQVTGVDPGQVAVVSGPNLAAEIADEQPAATVVACTDSGRAVALQRALSTGYLRPYTNADVIGTEVGGACKNVIALACGMAAGVGLGENTAAAIITRGLAEIMRLGIALGAKPATLAGLAGVGDLVATCTSPHSRNRTFGERLGRGETLEAALKAADGHVAEGVTSCTSILALASSYDVEMPLTDAVQRVCHKGLSVDEAVVLLLGRSTKPE; from the coding sequence ATGACGAGCACGGTCGGCACCGCCGCGGTGATGGGCGCCGGTGCTTGGGGGACCGCACTGGCGAAGGTCCTGGCCGACGCCGGGTCGGAGGTCCGGTTGTGGGCCCGCAGGCCCGACGTGGCCGAGGAGATCAATACCAAGCACACCAACACCAACTACCTGCCCGGAGTCGAACTTCCCGCCGCGATCCGGGCCACCACCGATGCCGCCGAGGTGCTCGACGGGCTGACCACCGTACTGCTCGGCGTTCCCTCGCAGACCCTGCGCACCAACCTCGAGGCGTGGCGGGGCGACCTGGCCCACGGCGCCACGCTGGTCAGCCTGGCCAAGGGCATCGAGCTGGACAGCCTGATGCGGATGAGTCAGGTCATCATCCAGGTCACCGGTGTCGACCCCGGCCAGGTTGCGGTGGTCTCGGGGCCCAACCTCGCCGCCGAGATCGCCGACGAGCAGCCCGCCGCCACCGTCGTGGCGTGCACCGACTCCGGGCGTGCGGTCGCGCTGCAACGCGCCCTGAGCACCGGATACCTACGGCCCTACACCAACGCCGACGTCATCGGCACCGAGGTCGGCGGTGCGTGCAAGAACGTCATCGCCTTGGCCTGCGGCATGGCGGCGGGGGTGGGGCTAGGGGAGAACACTGCCGCGGCCATCATCACCCGCGGGCTCGCCGAGATCATGCGGCTGGGAATCGCGCTGGGCGCCAAGCCCGCGACGCTGGCCGGCCTGGCCGGCGTGGGCGACCTCGTCGCCACCTGTACCTCGCCGCACTCTCGCAACCGCACCTTCGGTGAACGGCTGGGCCGCGGTGAAACCCTGGAAGCCGCGCTGAAGGCGGCCGACGGCCACGTCGCCGAGGGCGTCACGTCGTGCACATCGATTCTGGCGCTGGCATCCAGCTACGACGTCGAGATGCCGCTCACCGACGCCGTTCAGCGGGTCTGCCACAAGGGTCTGTCCGTCGACGAGGCCGTGGTCCTGCTCCTGGGCCGCAGCACCAAACCGGAGTAG
- a CDS encoding NUDIX hydrolase → MIAAGAVLWRPDSASVEPLIAVIHRPRYDDWSLPKGKVDPGENEPVAAVREIWEETGQRSELGRRLGEITYPIPQGSKLVHYWVARARGGEFTPNREVDILEWLPITEASARLSYPGDRKMLDAFSEHPGDTQTVLIVRHGTAGVKFCYRGDDRGRPLDKNGRAQAESLVGQLMAFGATDIYAADRTRCTQTVEPLAQELGVPIHPEPSLTEEAYALDPNPARDRVQQIAARGGTPVICTQGEVIPYLLAWWREGDEGKADTGRNRKGSTWVLSLVDNRIVAADYIASPLASTS, encoded by the coding sequence ATCATCGCGGCGGGAGCCGTGCTGTGGCGGCCGGACAGCGCGTCGGTTGAGCCTCTGATCGCCGTCATCCACCGGCCCCGCTACGACGATTGGTCGCTTCCCAAGGGGAAGGTCGACCCCGGCGAGAACGAGCCGGTGGCCGCGGTTCGGGAGATCTGGGAGGAGACCGGCCAGCGCTCAGAGCTGGGCCGTCGGTTGGGTGAGATCACTTATCCCATCCCGCAAGGCAGCAAGCTGGTGCACTACTGGGTGGCCCGTGCCCGCGGTGGTGAGTTCACCCCCAATCGCGAAGTGGACATCCTCGAGTGGCTGCCCATCACCGAGGCGTCGGCACGACTGAGCTACCCCGGTGACCGAAAGATGCTCGACGCGTTCTCCGAGCACCCCGGCGACACCCAGACGGTGTTGATCGTCCGGCACGGCACTGCTGGTGTGAAGTTCTGCTATCGCGGCGACGACCGAGGCCGGCCGTTGGACAAGAACGGTCGCGCCCAGGCGGAGTCGTTGGTCGGACAGCTGATGGCGTTCGGGGCCACCGACATCTACGCCGCAGACCGCACCCGGTGCACCCAGACGGTCGAGCCGCTGGCACAGGAACTCGGCGTGCCGATCCATCCGGAGCCCTCGCTCACCGAGGAGGCCTACGCGCTCGACCCGAATCCCGCCCGGGATCGAGTGCAGCAGATCGCCGCTCGCGGCGGCACACCGGTCATCTGTACGCAGGGCGAGGTGATTCCGTATCTGCTGGCCTGGTGGCGCGAGGGCGACGAAGGCAAGGCCGACACGGGCCGCAACCGCAAGGGCAGCACCTGGGTGCTGTCATTGGTGGACAACCGCATCGTCGCCGCCGACTACATCGCCAGCCCGCTGGCGAGCACGTCGTAG
- a CDS encoding HU family DNA-binding protein encodes MNKAELIDALTAKMNVDRRHATEAVENIVDTIVRAVHKGDSVTITGFGVFEQRRRAARVARNPRTGETVKVKPTSVPAFRPGAQFKAVVAGAQKLPSEGPAVKRGALGGAVKKAAVKKAVRKAVVKKAATKAPAKKAAPATKAPAKKAAPAKKAAVKKAPATKAPAKKAAVKKVPATKAPAKKAAPAKKAAAKKVLAKKAAPAKKGRR; translated from the coding sequence ATGAACAAAGCAGAGCTGATCGACGCTCTCACCGCAAAGATGAATGTGGATCGTCGGCATGCTACTGAGGCCGTCGAGAACATCGTCGACACGATTGTGCGTGCGGTGCACAAGGGCGACAGCGTGACCATCACTGGCTTCGGTGTCTTCGAGCAGCGGCGTCGTGCCGCCCGCGTCGCGCGTAACCCGCGCACCGGCGAGACCGTCAAAGTGAAGCCGACCTCCGTTCCTGCTTTCCGCCCAGGCGCTCAGTTCAAGGCGGTTGTGGCTGGGGCACAGAAGCTCCCGTCCGAGGGGCCGGCCGTCAAGCGCGGTGCTCTCGGAGGTGCGGTCAAGAAGGCTGCGGTCAAGAAGGCCGTCCGCAAGGCAGTGGTGAAGAAGGCTGCCACCAAGGCTCCGGCCAAGAAGGCCGCACCCGCCACGAAGGCTCCAGCCAAGAAGGCCGCGCCCGCCAAGAAGGCTGCTGTGAAGAAGGCTCCGGCCACCAAGGCTCCGGCCAAGAAGGCTGCCGTGAAGAAGGTTCCGGCCACCAAGGCTCCGGCCAAGAAGGCTGCGCCTGCCAAGAAGGCTGCGGCCAAGAAGGTTCTGGCCAAGAAGGCTGCGCCTGCCAAGAAGGGTCGCCGCTAA
- a CDS encoding IclR family transcriptional regulator: MRQDSGIGVLDKAVGVLHSVAESPCGLAELCERTGLPRATAHRLAAGLEVHRLLARDSTGRWRLGPALTELAAQVNDPLLAAGAAVLPRLREITGESVQLYRREGTLRVCVAALEPPAGLRDTVPVGARLPMTAGSGAKVLLAYSDAATQQAVLPSAKFTERTLAEVRRRGWAQSAAEREPGVASVSAPVRDRSSAVIAAVSVSGPIDRMGRRPGARWAADLVAAAEALTRRL, encoded by the coding sequence ATGAGACAGGATAGCGGCATCGGCGTGCTCGACAAAGCGGTGGGTGTGCTGCATTCGGTCGCCGAGTCGCCCTGCGGGCTTGCCGAACTGTGTGAGCGCACCGGACTGCCGCGGGCCACCGCGCACCGGCTCGCCGCCGGACTGGAGGTCCACCGTCTGCTCGCCCGTGACAGCACCGGGCGCTGGCGGCTTGGCCCGGCGCTGACCGAACTGGCCGCCCAGGTCAACGATCCGCTACTCGCGGCGGGCGCCGCGGTGTTGCCCCGTCTGCGCGAAATCACCGGTGAGAGCGTCCAGCTCTACCGCCGCGAAGGCACCCTTCGCGTCTGCGTGGCCGCACTGGAACCGCCTGCCGGACTCAGGGATACCGTTCCCGTCGGGGCGCGCCTGCCGATGACGGCGGGCTCCGGGGCCAAGGTCCTGCTGGCCTACAGCGACGCGGCTACCCAGCAGGCGGTGCTGCCGTCGGCGAAGTTCACCGAACGAACCCTGGCCGAGGTGCGCCGTCGCGGCTGGGCGCAGAGCGCCGCCGAACGCGAACCGGGGGTGGCCAGCGTCTCTGCGCCGGTTCGCGATCGCAGCAGCGCGGTCATCGCTGCCGTGTCGGTGTCCGGACCGATCGACCGCATGGGGCGGCGGCCGGGCGCCCGCTGGGCCGCTGATCTGGTGGCCGCCGCCGAGGCGCTCACCCGCCGGTTGTGA
- the leuD gene encoding 3-isopropylmalate dehydratase small subunit, protein MDAFHTHTGIGVPLRRSNVDTDQIIPAVYLKRVTRTGFEDGLFAAWRNDDPSFILNLSPFNRGSVLVAGPDFGTGSSREHAVWALMDYGFRVVISSRFADIFRGNAGKAGLLAAEVTQDDVELLWKLIEQNPGLEITVDLQDRNITAGTAVVPFTIDDYTAWRLLEGLDDIGLTLRKLPEIEAFEAARPRWKPYISTPSC, encoded by the coding sequence ATGGATGCTTTCCACACTCACACCGGAATAGGCGTTCCGCTGCGCCGCTCCAATGTCGACACCGACCAGATCATTCCGGCGGTCTATTTGAAACGTGTCACTCGAACGGGTTTCGAAGACGGGTTGTTCGCCGCGTGGCGCAATGATGATCCGTCATTCATCCTTAATCTGAGCCCATTCAACCGCGGTTCGGTATTGGTCGCCGGGCCCGATTTCGGCACCGGATCCTCACGCGAGCATGCGGTGTGGGCGCTGATGGACTACGGATTCCGGGTGGTGATCTCGTCCCGGTTCGCCGACATCTTCCGCGGCAATGCTGGCAAGGCCGGTCTACTGGCGGCAGAAGTCACGCAGGATGACGTCGAACTGCTCTGGAAGCTCATCGAGCAGAATCCCGGGCTGGAAATCACTGTGGATCTTCAAGATCGGAATATCACCGCCGGAACAGCCGTGGTGCCGTTCACGATTGACGATTACACCGCGTGGCGACTGCTCGAAGGACTCGACGATATAGGCCTTACGCTGCGGAAGCTCCCCGAGATCGAGGCTTTCGAGGCGGCTCGTCCGAGGTGGAAACCATATATCTCGACTCCCTCCTGCTAA
- a CDS encoding cystathionine gamma-lyase — protein sequence MLDGYGDSTRAVKAVSSQAIPGQPVGPAPVPAAAFHLSADEGSEPDTYGRSSNPSWRQLESALAQLEGATIALSFGSGMAAISAALRAVVRPGSALVVPSDGYYQVRRFAAECLAPLGITVREATAAQIYDAAEGADAVLAETPTNPGLDVVDLHRLAGICRRNGARLLVDNTTATPLGHQPLSLGADLVVASATKALSGHSDLLAGYVAGSHPELMSALERERLLAGAILGPFEAWLVLRSIGSVGLRFARQCQNAMALATALRSHPAVRSVRYPGLPEDPSYPVATAQMRKFGGLVGVELADADAVHHLAQGSELLVASTSFGGLHTSVDRRARWGDAVAAGFARISAGIEDTDDLVADVLAALDRG from the coding sequence ATGCTCGACGGTTACGGCGACTCCACCCGCGCTGTCAAAGCGGTGAGTTCCCAGGCTATTCCGGGGCAGCCGGTCGGTCCGGCCCCGGTGCCCGCGGCGGCCTTCCACCTGTCGGCTGACGAAGGCAGCGAACCGGACACCTACGGCCGCAGCTCAAATCCCAGCTGGCGCCAACTCGAATCGGCTCTGGCCCAGCTGGAGGGCGCGACGATCGCGCTGAGCTTCGGCTCGGGCATGGCGGCGATCAGCGCGGCGCTGCGGGCCGTGGTCCGGCCCGGCTCGGCGCTCGTGGTGCCCAGCGACGGTTACTATCAGGTCCGCCGTTTCGCCGCGGAATGCCTAGCCCCACTGGGCATCACCGTGCGCGAGGCCACTGCAGCGCAGATCTACGACGCCGCCGAAGGCGCCGATGCGGTGCTGGCTGAGACGCCGACGAATCCCGGGCTCGACGTAGTGGATCTGCACCGGCTGGCCGGGATCTGTCGACGCAACGGCGCGCGATTGCTCGTCGACAACACAACTGCCACGCCGCTGGGACATCAGCCGCTGTCACTCGGTGCCGACCTCGTGGTGGCCAGCGCCACCAAGGCTCTGTCCGGGCACAGTGACCTGCTGGCCGGCTACGTCGCGGGCAGCCACCCCGAGCTGATGTCGGCGTTGGAACGCGAGCGGCTGCTGGCCGGGGCGATCCTGGGCCCCTTCGAGGCGTGGCTGGTGCTGCGAAGCATCGGCAGCGTGGGCCTGCGTTTCGCGCGGCAGTGCCAGAACGCGATGGCCCTGGCCACCGCGCTGCGCAGCCACCCCGCTGTTCGCTCGGTGCGTTACCCGGGGCTGCCGGAGGATCCGTCCTACCCGGTGGCGACCGCGCAGATGCGCAAGTTCGGCGGTCTGGTGGGTGTCGAACTGGCCGACGCCGATGCCGTCCACCACCTGGCGCAGGGAAGTGAGCTGCTGGTGGCCTCGACGAGCTTCGGCGGGCTGCACACCTCGGTGGACCGCCGCGCACGCTGGGGCGACGCAGTTGCGGCCGGCTTCGCCCGGATTTCGGCGGGTATCGAGGACACCGATGACCTGGTGGCCGACGTGCTGGCCGCACTGGACCGCGGGTGA
- the gltX gene encoding glutamate--tRNA ligase: MTRAANDPVRVRFCPSPTGIPHVGMVRTALFNWAYARHTGGVFVFRIEDTDAQRDSEESYLALLDALRWLGLDWDEGPEVGGPYEPYRQSQRKEIYADVVDRLVAAGEAYPAYSTPEEVEARHVATGRNPKLGYDNYDRDLTDEQRAAYAAEGRKPVLRLRMPDEDISWHDLVRGKTTFVAGTVPDFALTRATGEPLYTLVNPVDDALMKITHVLRGEDLLPSTPRQIALYQALMRIGVADRVPEFAHLPPVLGDGTKKLSKRDPESNLFLHRERGFIPEGLLNYLALLGWGIAEDRDIFSIGEMVEAFDVVDVNSNPARFDQKKADAVNAEHVRRLEPEEFARRLADYFGEHGHDTGLDGAGFALAAALVQTRIVVLSDAWGLLKFFNDDAYELDPKAAAKELGPDAVPVLDAAITALEGVSEWTAAGIEEALKGALLEGLELKPRKAFGPIRVAVTGATVSPPLFESLELLGRDRSLRRLRAARDRAGVPE, translated from the coding sequence ATGACTCGGGCGGCCAATGATCCAGTGCGCGTGCGGTTCTGCCCGTCGCCGACCGGGATTCCGCACGTCGGGATGGTGCGCACCGCGCTGTTCAACTGGGCCTACGCCCGCCACACCGGCGGGGTGTTTGTGTTCCGCATCGAGGACACCGATGCCCAGCGTGACTCCGAGGAAAGCTATCTGGCTCTTCTGGACGCGCTGCGCTGGCTCGGCCTGGATTGGGACGAGGGACCCGAGGTCGGCGGCCCCTACGAACCGTACCGCCAGTCGCAGCGCAAGGAGATCTATGCCGACGTGGTGGACCGACTGGTCGCGGCCGGTGAGGCATATCCGGCCTACTCCACGCCCGAGGAGGTCGAGGCGCGCCATGTCGCCACGGGCCGAAACCCCAAGCTGGGCTACGACAATTACGACCGCGACCTGACCGACGAGCAGCGCGCCGCCTACGCCGCCGAAGGCCGAAAGCCGGTGCTGCGGCTGCGGATGCCCGACGAGGACATCAGCTGGCACGACCTGGTGCGCGGCAAGACGACGTTCGTCGCCGGCACGGTGCCCGACTTCGCCCTGACGCGCGCGACCGGAGAACCGTTGTACACCTTGGTCAATCCGGTCGACGACGCGCTGATGAAGATCACGCACGTACTGCGAGGCGAGGACCTGCTGCCCTCGACACCGCGTCAGATCGCCCTGTACCAGGCGCTGATGCGGATCGGTGTGGCCGACCGCGTGCCCGAATTCGCCCATCTGCCGCCGGTTTTGGGCGACGGCACCAAGAAGCTGTCCAAGCGCGACCCGGAATCCAACCTGTTCCTGCACCGCGAGCGCGGGTTCATTCCCGAAGGTCTGCTGAACTACCTGGCGCTGCTGGGTTGGGGAATCGCCGAGGACCGCGACATCTTCAGCATCGGCGAGATGGTCGAGGCCTTCGATGTCGTCGACGTGAATTCCAATCCGGCACGCTTCGACCAGAAGAAGGCCGACGCCGTCAACGCCGAGCACGTCCGCCGCCTGGAGCCCGAAGAGTTCGCGCGGCGGCTGGCGGACTATTTCGGTGAGCACGGCCACGACACCGGACTCGACGGCGCCGGCTTCGCGCTGGCCGCCGCGCTGGTGCAGACGCGCATCGTGGTGCTCTCCGACGCGTGGGGACTGCTGAAGTTCTTCAACGACGACGCCTACGAACTCGATCCCAAGGCCGCGGCCAAAGAACTTGGGCCTGACGCGGTGCCGGTGCTCGACGCCGCGATCACCGCACTCGAGGGCGTGAGCGAGTGGACCGCCGCGGGCATTGAAGAAGCGCTCAAGGGCGCGCTGCTCGAAGGCTTGGAGCTCAAGCCGCGTAAGGCCTTCGGGCCCATCCGCGTCGCAGTGACCGGGGCCACCGTCAGCCCACCGCTGTTCGAGTCGCTGGAGTTGCTGGGCCGCGACCGCAGCCTGCGCCGACTGCGTGCGGCTCGCGACCGAGCCGGGGTGCCGGAGTAA
- a CDS encoding RNA degradosome polyphosphate kinase yields MIAPVTDTEIEASSTDDWQPGQPAPDSPPAATAAAVDDELPEDRYLNRELSWLDFNARVLALAADTSLPLLERAKFLAIFASNLDEFYMVRVAGLKRRDEMGLSVRSADGLTPREQLRRIGDRTRQISIRHAEVFLESVRPALAEEGIRIVTWAELSEADRAELSKYFHEQVFPVLTPLAVDPAHPFPFVSGLSLNLAVAVKSPEDGGEHFARVKVPDNVDRFVELKGGDDDESVRFLPMEELIAAFLPVLFPGTEIVEHHAFRITRNADMDIEDRDEDLLQALERELARRRFGPPVRLEIADDMTEHMLELLLRELDVYPGDVVQVPGLLDLSALWQIYGVDHPALKDRPFVPATHPAFGERETPKSIFSTLRDGDVLVHHPYDSFSTSVQRFIEQAAADPNVLAIKQTLYRTSGDSPIVNALIEAARAGKQVVALVELKARFDEQANIKWARALEDAGVHVVYGLIGLKTHCKTCLVVRREGSTIRRYCHIGTGNYNPKTARLYEDVGLLTAAPEIGADLTDLFNSLTGYSRKVSYRNLLVAPHGVRKGIIERIEREIAAHHESGGGRIRLKANALVDEQVIDALYRASQAGLRVEVFVRGICALRPGVEGFSENIVVRSILGRFLEHSRIFHFRAINEFFIGSADMMHRNLDRRVEVLAQVKNPRLTAYLDEVFESAMDPSTRCWELGPDGSWTAAPQDGQQVRDHQVWLMELHRQR; encoded by the coding sequence ATGATCGCTCCTGTGACCGATACGGAAATTGAGGCGAGTTCCACGGACGACTGGCAACCGGGTCAGCCTGCGCCAGACTCGCCGCCCGCGGCCACCGCTGCCGCGGTCGACGACGAACTACCCGAGGACCGCTATCTCAATCGTGAACTGAGCTGGCTCGACTTCAACGCCCGGGTGCTGGCGCTGGCTGCCGACACCTCCCTGCCGTTGCTCGAACGCGCCAAGTTCCTGGCCATCTTCGCCTCCAATCTCGACGAGTTCTACATGGTGCGCGTCGCCGGACTGAAGCGCCGCGACGAAATGGGTCTGTCGGTGCGCTCGGCCGACGGACTCACGCCCCGCGAGCAGCTGCGCCGGATCGGTGACCGCACCCGGCAGATCTCGATCCGCCATGCCGAGGTGTTCCTCGAATCGGTGCGACCCGCACTGGCCGAAGAGGGCATCCGCATCGTCACGTGGGCTGAGCTGTCCGAAGCCGACCGCGCCGAGCTCTCGAAGTACTTCCACGAGCAGGTTTTTCCCGTCCTCACCCCGCTGGCCGTCGACCCGGCGCACCCGTTCCCGTTCGTCAGCGGTCTGAGCCTGAACCTGGCGGTGGCCGTCAAATCGCCCGAGGACGGCGGCGAGCACTTCGCCCGGGTCAAGGTGCCCGACAACGTCGACCGGTTCGTGGAACTCAAGGGCGGCGACGACGACGAGTCGGTCCGGTTCCTGCCCATGGAGGAACTCATTGCCGCCTTCCTTCCGGTGTTGTTCCCCGGGACGGAGATCGTGGAACATCACGCGTTCCGGATCACCCGCAACGCCGACATGGATATCGAGGACCGCGACGAGGACCTGCTGCAGGCACTCGAACGCGAACTGGCTCGGCGCCGGTTCGGACCACCCGTGCGACTCGAGATCGCCGATGACATGACCGAGCACATGCTCGAATTGCTGCTGCGCGAACTCGACGTCTACCCCGGCGACGTCGTCCAGGTGCCGGGACTGCTTGACCTTTCGGCGCTGTGGCAGATCTACGGTGTCGACCATCCGGCGCTCAAGGACCGCCCGTTCGTGCCGGCCACGCACCCCGCATTCGGTGAGCGGGAGACACCGAAGAGCATCTTCTCGACGCTGCGCGACGGCGACGTGCTGGTTCACCATCCGTACGACTCGTTCTCGACGAGCGTGCAGCGGTTCATCGAACAGGCCGCCGCCGACCCGAATGTGTTGGCCATCAAGCAGACGCTGTACCGCACCTCGGGCGACTCACCGATCGTCAACGCGCTCATCGAGGCGGCCCGCGCCGGCAAGCAGGTTGTCGCGCTGGTGGAATTGAAGGCGCGCTTCGACGAACAGGCCAACATCAAGTGGGCCCGCGCTCTGGAAGACGCGGGCGTACACGTGGTGTACGGGCTGATCGGGTTGAAGACCCACTGCAAGACATGTCTGGTGGTGCGCCGCGAGGGTTCGACCATCCGGCGGTACTGCCACATCGGGACCGGCAACTACAACCCGAAGACCGCCCGACTCTACGAAGACGTCGGTCTGCTGACCGCCGCGCCGGAAATCGGAGCGGACTTGACCGATCTGTTCAACTCACTGACGGGCTACTCGCGTAAGGTGAGCTATCGCAACCTATTGGTGGCGCCGCACGGTGTGCGCAAGGGCATCATCGAGCGGATCGAACGGGAGATCGCCGCGCATCACGAGTCCGGTGGCGGGCGGATCCGGCTGAAGGCCAATGCGCTTGTCGACGAGCAGGTGATCGACGCCCTCTACCGTGCCTCCCAGGCAGGTTTGCGCGTCGAGGTCTTCGTGCGTGGCATCTGCGCTCTCCGGCCGGGCGTGGAAGGCTTCTCCGAGAACATCGTCGTGCGCTCGATCCTCGGCCGCTTCCTCGAACACTCACGGATCTTCCATTTCCGGGCCATCAACGAGTTCTTCATCGGCAGCGCGGACATGATGCATCGCAACCTCGACCGCCGCGTCGAGGTGCTGGCTCAGGTCAAGAACCCGCGGCTGACGGCCTATCTCGACGAGGTCTTCGAGTCGGCGATGGACCCGTCGACCCGGTGCTGGGAACTCGGACCCGACGGTAGCTGGACCGCAGCACCGCAGGACGGTCAGCAGGTTCGCGATCACCAGGTGTGGCTGATGGAACTTCATCGGCAGCGCTGA
- the cofC gene encoding 2-phospho-L-lactate guanylyltransferase, giving the protein MSGAPDVELIIALKRLAAAKTRLAPVFSAGTREQVVLAMLVDTITTARSVDGVRSITVVTPDETAASAVLELGAVVVEDDTPPGHPDPLNTALLTAWNVVARHTANTVVLQGDLPALKTSELSAALSQARSHRRSFVADHHASGTSALFAFGVPLDPRFGTDSARRHRDSGAVELSGAWPGLRCDIDTPDDLLAATALGVGAATAGAIAGARSLNNS; this is encoded by the coding sequence ATGAGCGGCGCCCCCGATGTCGAACTGATCATCGCGCTCAAACGTCTCGCCGCAGCCAAGACCCGCCTGGCGCCGGTGTTCTCCGCCGGAACCCGCGAGCAGGTGGTGCTGGCGATGCTGGTCGACACCATCACCACGGCGCGCTCCGTCGACGGTGTGCGGTCGATCACCGTCGTCACACCCGACGAAACCGCCGCTTCGGCTGTTCTCGAACTCGGTGCCGTGGTGGTCGAGGACGACACACCGCCGGGTCACCCCGATCCCCTGAACACTGCGCTTCTGACCGCGTGGAATGTTGTTGCCCGACACACCGCGAATACCGTCGTGCTGCAAGGTGATCTGCCTGCCTTGAAGACGAGTGAACTCAGTGCGGCGTTGTCACAGGCGCGGTCGCACCGGCGCAGTTTCGTCGCCGACCATCACGCCAGCGGCACCTCGGCGCTGTTCGCCTTCGGCGTGCCGCTGGATCCCCGGTTCGGCACCGACTCGGCCCGCCGGCACCGAGACTCCGGCGCTGTCGAGCTGAGTGGGGCCTGGCCGGGCCTTCGCTGTGACATCGACACCCCCGACGACCTGCTGGCGGCAACGGCTCTGGGCGTGGGTGCCGCCACAGCCGGGGCGATTGCCGGTGCCCGATCGCTGAACAACTCCTGA